One genomic region from Actinocatenispora thailandica encodes:
- a CDS encoding phasin family protein, whose protein sequence is MQQDAWRTYLELALGLTEKPRKRAKQAIDTLAAQSGASVDQLRSMTEELVETSVANREAVAKLVRSELDKALRAVGLVNADRLTEMQSRIDELERRLAETESAGTSSAAGSGAATKAAGTKSAGKKAAAKKAAAKKAPAKKAAAKKTAAKKTAANKETAKKATATKSAAKKAGTKTATARAAGSAAGTGE, encoded by the coding sequence ATGCAGCAGGACGCCTGGCGCACCTACCTGGAACTGGCTCTGGGGTTGACCGAGAAACCGCGGAAGCGGGCGAAGCAGGCCATCGACACGCTCGCCGCGCAGAGCGGCGCGAGCGTCGACCAGCTGCGTTCGATGACCGAGGAACTGGTCGAGACCAGCGTGGCGAACCGGGAGGCGGTCGCGAAGCTGGTGCGTAGCGAGCTGGACAAGGCGCTGCGCGCGGTCGGCCTGGTCAACGCCGACCGGCTCACCGAGATGCAGTCTCGGATCGACGAGTTGGAGCGCCGCCTGGCCGAGACCGAGTCGGCCGGGACATCGTCCGCCGCCGGCTCGGGTGCGGCGACGAAGGCGGCCGGGACCAAGTCGGCCGGGAAGAAGGCGGCTGCGAAGAAGGCGGCCGCCAAGAAGGCTCCGGCGAAGAAGGCCGCCGCGAAGAAGACCGCGGCGAAGAAGACCGCGGCCAACAAGGAGACGGCCAAGAAGGCGACGGCGACGAAGTCGGCCGCGAAGAAGGCCGGGACGAAGACAGCGACGGCGCGGGCGGCCGGGTCCGCGGCCGGAACCGGTGAGTGA
- a CDS encoding copper transporter, whose protein sequence is MINFRYHVVTLTAVFLALAVGLVLGTAALNGTLTDNLNDQVGELRKSNEQYRGQVQHLTSEANKKEDFDRQLAPRILAGTLTKRSVLVLALPGADDKAVSGTEQMLGYAGASLAGEVRLTNTFTDPKNNDALNDLASAKLPVDIHTTLPNNADGVESSSALLAAVLMKRHDTVSKDSRTTVLTAYATGQNLIVGKAVKTPAEAVVVVAGPPATDPDAAKRNASAVTVVRQFAKAGQAVLAGPGTSGQGNVIGAVRGDSELTATVSTVDTLNLVQGQITTVLALSAQLSGTVGQYGLGDGASQLLPASG, encoded by the coding sequence GTGATCAACTTTCGCTATCACGTCGTCACGTTGACGGCGGTCTTCCTCGCTCTCGCCGTCGGCCTGGTGCTCGGCACCGCGGCGCTCAACGGCACGCTCACCGACAACCTGAACGACCAGGTCGGTGAGCTGCGCAAGTCCAACGAGCAGTACCGCGGCCAGGTGCAGCACCTGACCAGCGAGGCGAACAAGAAGGAGGACTTCGACCGGCAGCTGGCGCCGCGGATCCTCGCCGGCACGCTGACCAAGCGGTCGGTGCTGGTGCTCGCGCTGCCCGGGGCCGACGACAAGGCGGTCAGCGGGACCGAGCAGATGCTCGGCTACGCCGGGGCGTCGCTGGCCGGCGAGGTGCGGCTGACCAACACGTTCACCGATCCGAAGAACAACGACGCCTTGAACGACCTGGCCTCGGCGAAGCTGCCGGTGGACATCCACACCACGCTGCCGAACAACGCCGACGGTGTCGAGTCGTCCTCGGCGTTGCTCGCGGCGGTGCTGATGAAGCGGCACGACACGGTGTCGAAGGACTCCCGCACCACGGTGCTCACCGCGTACGCGACAGGGCAGAACCTGATCGTCGGCAAGGCGGTGAAGACGCCGGCGGAGGCGGTCGTGGTGGTGGCCGGGCCGCCCGCCACCGATCCGGACGCCGCGAAGCGCAACGCGTCCGCGGTGACCGTGGTGCGCCAGTTCGCCAAGGCGGGGCAGGCGGTCCTGGCCGGCCCGGGTACCTCCGGGCAGGGCAACGTGATCGGCGCGGTGCGCGGCGACAGCGAGCTGACCGCAACGGTGTCCACAGTGGACACGCTGAACCTGGTACAGGGGCAGATCACCACGGTGTTGGCGTTGTCCGCCCAGCTGTCCGGCACGGTCGGGCAGTACGGGCTGGGCGACGGCGCAAGCCAGCTGCTGCCGGCGAGTGGCTGA
- a CDS encoding TlyA family RNA methyltransferase: protein MARRVRLDAELVRRGLARSREQAGELVGAGLVEVAGVVARKAATAVDPAIAIRVTDAGPHYVSRGATKLLGALAAFAPEGLTVEDRRCLDAGASTGGFTDVLLRNGAREVVAVDVGYGQLAWSLRTDERVAVHERTNVRTLTPETIGGAAQLCVADLSFISLRLVLPALVACLEPDGDLVPMVKPQFEVGKDRVGAGGVVRDEAQRAEAVLAVASAAGELGLGVAGVTPSPLPGPSGNVEFFLWLRRGAARVDPAQVYAAAGARPPQAEGERR from the coding sequence ATGGCGCGTAGGGTACGGCTGGACGCCGAGCTGGTCCGCCGTGGCCTGGCCCGGTCCCGGGAGCAGGCGGGCGAGCTGGTCGGCGCGGGGTTGGTGGAGGTCGCCGGGGTGGTGGCGCGCAAGGCGGCCACGGCGGTCGATCCGGCGATCGCGATCCGGGTGACCGATGCGGGACCACACTACGTGTCGCGCGGCGCGACCAAGCTGCTCGGCGCGCTGGCCGCGTTCGCCCCCGAGGGGCTGACCGTCGAGGACCGGCGCTGTCTGGACGCGGGGGCGTCCACCGGCGGGTTCACCGACGTGCTGTTGCGCAACGGGGCCCGCGAGGTGGTCGCGGTCGACGTCGGGTACGGGCAACTGGCCTGGTCGCTGCGCACCGACGAGCGGGTCGCCGTGCACGAGCGCACGAACGTGCGCACCCTGACGCCGGAGACGATCGGTGGCGCGGCGCAGCTGTGCGTCGCGGACCTGTCGTTCATCTCGTTGCGGCTGGTGCTGCCCGCGCTGGTGGCCTGCCTGGAGCCGGATGGCGACCTGGTGCCGATGGTGAAGCCGCAGTTCGAGGTCGGCAAGGACCGGGTCGGCGCGGGTGGCGTGGTGCGGGACGAGGCGCAGCGCGCCGAGGCGGTGCTCGCGGTTGCCTCGGCGGCGGGTGAGCTGGGGCTGGGGGTGGCCGGGGTGACGCCGAGCCCGTTGCCGGGGCCGTCCGGGAACGTGGAGTTCTTCCTGTGGCTGCGGCGCGGTGCGGCGCGCGTCGATCCCGCCCAGGTGTACGCCGCGGCTGGCGCGAGGCCGCCGCAGGCCGAGGGGGAGCGCCGGTGA
- a CDS encoding NAD kinase — translation MSREALLITHTGRRASTGHAQTVAQDLLRAGFRVRVLADEAGDLGVPGLVPVGAEEAADGVEIVFALGGDGTLLRAAELARPVRAPLLGINLGRVGFLAEAEFDDLDAAVRDVCRGSYQVEERLTLDVEVIRDGEVVARSWALNEASVEKGSRERMLEVLVEVDGRPLSRYGCDGVVCATPTGSTAYAFSAGGPVVWPGVEALLLVPVSAHALFSKPLVAAPTSTLSVTVEPYTTFALLNCDGRRMFELDPGSQVVVRRGAEPVRVVRLQPQPFTDRLVKKFALPVDGWRGAPQR, via the coding sequence GTGAGCCGAGAAGCGTTGCTGATCACCCACACCGGTCGGCGGGCGAGTACCGGGCATGCCCAGACGGTCGCGCAGGACCTGCTGCGCGCCGGGTTCCGGGTCCGGGTGCTCGCCGACGAGGCCGGCGACCTGGGCGTGCCCGGGCTGGTACCGGTAGGGGCCGAGGAGGCCGCGGACGGGGTGGAGATCGTGTTCGCGCTGGGCGGTGACGGCACCCTGCTGCGCGCCGCGGAGCTGGCCCGTCCGGTGCGGGCGCCGCTGCTGGGCATCAACCTGGGCCGGGTCGGGTTCCTCGCCGAGGCGGAGTTCGACGACCTGGACGCCGCGGTCCGCGACGTGTGCCGTGGCTCGTACCAGGTGGAGGAGCGGCTGACGCTGGACGTGGAGGTGATCCGGGACGGCGAGGTGGTGGCGCGTTCCTGGGCGCTGAACGAGGCCAGCGTGGAGAAGGGCAGCCGGGAACGGATGCTCGAGGTGCTGGTGGAGGTCGACGGCCGCCCGCTGTCCCGGTACGGCTGCGACGGTGTGGTGTGTGCGACCCCGACCGGCTCGACGGCGTACGCGTTCTCCGCCGGTGGCCCGGTCGTCTGGCCGGGGGTGGAGGCGCTGCTGCTGGTACCGGTGAGCGCGCACGCGCTGTTCAGCAAGCCACTGGTGGCGGCGCCGACCTCGACGCTGTCGGTCACGGTCGAGCCGTACACCACGTTCGCGCTGCTCAACTGCGACGGTCGGCGGATGTTCGAGCTGGATCCGGGCAGCCAGGTGGTGGTCCGGCGCGGCGCCGAGCCGGTTCGGGTGGTGCGGTTGCAGCCGCAGCCGTTCACCGATCGGTTGGTGAAGAAGTTCGCCCTGCCGGTGGATGGCTGGCGGGGTGCGCCGCAGCGCTGA
- a CDS encoding SCP2 sterol-binding domain-containing protein yields MATVEECRQALDTLSERMTAHAAELTSKVNLDRRMVLRLRDLGVSFQGRMNEGAITEIEPGDDPNARIQIELTSDDLVAMVDGRLDFARSWAAGRVSVKANVLDLLKLRKLL; encoded by the coding sequence ATGGCCACGGTCGAAGAGTGCCGGCAGGCGCTCGACACGCTGTCGGAACGGATGACAGCGCACGCCGCGGAGCTGACCTCCAAGGTCAATCTCGACCGGCGAATGGTGCTGCGGCTGCGCGACCTCGGGGTGTCGTTCCAGGGCCGGATGAACGAGGGTGCGATCACCGAGATCGAGCCGGGCGACGACCCGAACGCGCGCATTCAGATCGAGCTGACCAGCGACGATCTGGTGGCGATGGTGGACGGGCGGCTCGACTTCGCCCGTTCCTGGGCGGCCGGCCGGGTCTCGGTGAAGGCGAACGTGCTGGATCTGCTGAAACTTCGCAAACTGCTCTGA
- a CDS encoding HAD-IIA family hydrolase, which translates to MSAGTPQPADRRPLVAAFDVLLLDLDGVVYLGDEPVPAAVESLRQVREHGVGVQFVTNNARRTAGEVAERLCALGVDAAGEEVVTSAQGAAGLLAERYPAGSAVLVVGSSALVGEVRAAGMVPTDTAAERPVAVVQGYAPEIGWRQLAEATVAVRDGADWVATNLDTTLPSERGPLPGNGSLIAAVAAALDRRPDLVVGKPEPALFELAVRRCAARRPLVVGDRLDTDIEGANRAGLPSLAVLTGVTTPADLIAAPPAVRPTFVAADLAGLLAPRPEPAVDEDGVAVGGWQVRYPGGAAELTGTGSGSGTATEALTALCTAAWRTGLPVRAGDAPAAAMLSELGLGG; encoded by the coding sequence GTGAGCGCCGGCACCCCGCAGCCCGCCGATCGGCGGCCCCTGGTGGCGGCGTTCGACGTACTCCTGCTGGATCTGGACGGCGTGGTCTACCTCGGCGACGAGCCGGTGCCGGCCGCGGTCGAGTCGCTCCGGCAGGTCCGCGAGCACGGTGTCGGGGTGCAGTTCGTGACCAACAACGCGCGGCGTACCGCGGGCGAGGTCGCGGAGCGGCTGTGCGCGCTCGGTGTCGACGCCGCTGGCGAAGAGGTCGTGACGTCGGCGCAGGGTGCCGCCGGGCTGCTCGCCGAGCGGTACCCGGCTGGGTCCGCCGTGTTGGTGGTGGGGTCGTCGGCGCTGGTCGGCGAGGTACGCGCGGCGGGCATGGTGCCGACCGACACGGCAGCCGAGCGGCCGGTCGCGGTGGTCCAGGGCTACGCGCCGGAGATCGGTTGGCGGCAGCTGGCCGAGGCGACCGTGGCGGTGCGGGACGGCGCCGACTGGGTCGCCACCAACCTGGACACCACCCTGCCCTCCGAACGGGGCCCGTTGCCCGGTAACGGCTCACTGATAGCCGCGGTCGCCGCGGCGCTCGATCGGCGGCCGGATCTGGTCGTGGGCAAGCCCGAGCCTGCCCTGTTCGAGCTGGCGGTACGCCGGTGTGCGGCGCGGCGACCGCTGGTGGTGGGGGACCGGTTGGACACCGACATCGAGGGGGCGAACCGGGCCGGGCTGCCCAGCCTGGCGGTCCTGACCGGGGTGACGACCCCCGCCGACCTGATCGCGGCGCCGCCGGCGGTGCGGCCCACCTTCGTCGCTGCCGACCTGGCCGGTCTGCTCGCTCCGCGACCCGAACCGGCGGTGGACGAGGACGGCGTCGCCGTGGGTGGCTGGCAGGTGCGCTACCCCGGTGGGGCGGCGGAGCTGACCGGGACCGGCTCCGGTTCTGGTACGGCGACCGAGGCGCTGACGGCACTGTGCACCGCGGCGTGGCGCACCGGGCTGCCGGTCCGGGCCGGCGACGCGCCCGCCGCCGCGATGCTCTCGGAGTTGGGGCTCGGCGGCTGA
- the steA gene encoding putative cytokinetic ring protein SteA has protein sequence MRLPTLRRARTAEAGAVSGPARLDRRTKRLTGRLRPGDVAVIDHLDLDRVAADSLVSCGVSAVVNAKPSISGRYPNLGPEVLVKAGIPVIDDVGEDVFQKVREGATVRIDGGTVFLGEQKVATGARLDAETVAAAMADARQGLSAQLEAFAGNTMEYLKRERDLLLDGVGVPDVATDLAGRHCLIVVRGYDYKADLEVLRPYIREFKPVLIGVDGGADALVEAGYTPDMIVGDMDSVSDDVLRCGAEVVVHAYADGRAPGLARVEALDVPAVVFPAAATSEDLAMLLADEKGSTLIVAVGTHATLVEFLDKGRGGMASTFLTRLKVGGKLVDAKGVSRLYRQGVSTSSLLLLVLAAIAALAAAVAVSTISRSYLQVLAEWWDNLLFHVQRLFS, from the coding sequence ATGCGGCTACCTACCCTCCGTCGGGCTCGGACGGCAGAAGCAGGCGCGGTCAGCGGACCGGCGCGACTCGATCGGCGCACGAAACGGCTGACGGGTCGGCTGCGACCCGGTGACGTCGCCGTGATCGATCACCTCGACCTGGATCGGGTCGCGGCGGACTCGTTGGTGAGCTGCGGCGTGTCCGCGGTGGTCAACGCGAAGCCGTCGATTTCCGGTCGTTACCCCAATCTCGGCCCGGAGGTGCTGGTCAAGGCCGGCATTCCGGTCATCGACGATGTCGGCGAGGATGTCTTCCAGAAGGTGCGGGAAGGCGCCACCGTCCGCATCGACGGCGGCACGGTGTTCCTCGGCGAGCAGAAGGTCGCCACCGGCGCCCGGCTGGATGCCGAGACGGTGGCCGCGGCGATGGCCGACGCGCGGCAGGGGTTGTCGGCGCAGCTCGAGGCGTTCGCCGGCAACACGATGGAGTACCTCAAGCGCGAGCGTGATCTGTTGCTCGACGGGGTCGGGGTGCCCGATGTGGCGACCGACCTGGCAGGCCGGCACTGCCTGATCGTGGTGCGTGGCTACGACTACAAGGCCGACCTGGAAGTGCTGCGGCCGTACATCCGCGAGTTCAAACCGGTGCTCATCGGGGTGGATGGTGGCGCGGACGCGTTGGTGGAGGCGGGATACACGCCGGACATGATCGTCGGGGACATGGATTCGGTGTCCGACGACGTGCTGCGGTGCGGTGCCGAGGTCGTCGTCCACGCGTACGCGGACGGGCGGGCGCCGGGCCTGGCCCGGGTCGAGGCGCTGGACGTCCCGGCGGTGGTGTTCCCGGCCGCCGCGACCAGCGAGGACCTCGCGATGCTGCTGGCCGACGAGAAGGGATCCACGCTGATCGTCGCGGTCGGCACGCACGCGACGCTGGTGGAGTTTCTGGACAAGGGCCGCGGCGGGATGGCCTCCACGTTCCTGACCCGGCTCAAGGTGGGCGGCAAGCTGGTCGACGCGAAGGGCGTGTCCCGGCTGTACCGCCAGGGCGTGTCCACGTCGTCGCTGCTGTTGCTGGTGCTCGCCGCGATCGCGGCGCTGGCCGCCGCGGTCGCGGTGTCCACCATCAGTCGCTCCTATCTTCAGGTCCTCGCCGAGTGGTGGGACAACTTGCTGTTCCATGTGCAGAGGCTGTTCTCGTGA
- a CDS encoding glycosyltransferase family 4 protein produces MADVRDRVALVLPTSTGGIGRHVGSLAAALVRDGHPVRVLGPREVAERFDFGAAAFRPVPISAGLNPARDLPALAALAAGLRGADVVHAHGMRAGLLAALARPRSAPLVVTWHNLLPNNGSGPRQRLLAALERRLARSATVHLCASDDLVDRVLRLGGRDVRPAPVAAPSLPPPRRDAAQVRAELGAVGRPLVLSVGRLHQQKGYDLLVDAAARWRGVEPRPLLVIAGDGPERAALTDRIAATGSPVTLLGHRDDVADLLAACDLAVVSSRWEARQLFAQEALAAGRPLVCTAVGGVPGLVCDAAVLVPAGDGDALAGAVEALLADPARRSELAARARDQAARWPTEADTVAQVEAVYAELLE; encoded by the coding sequence GTGGCAGACGTACGGGATCGGGTCGCGCTGGTGCTGCCCACCAGCACCGGCGGCATCGGCCGGCATGTCGGTTCGCTGGCCGCCGCGCTGGTCCGGGACGGGCATCCGGTTCGGGTGCTGGGGCCGCGTGAGGTGGCCGAGCGGTTCGACTTCGGTGCCGCGGCCTTCCGCCCGGTGCCGATCTCCGCGGGCCTGAATCCGGCCCGGGATCTTCCGGCGCTCGCGGCGCTCGCCGCCGGGCTGCGCGGTGCGGACGTGGTGCACGCGCACGGCATGCGGGCCGGGCTGCTCGCCGCGCTGGCCCGACCGCGGTCCGCGCCGCTGGTGGTGACCTGGCACAACCTGTTGCCGAACAACGGATCCGGCCCGCGCCAGCGGCTGCTCGCCGCACTGGAGCGGCGGCTGGCGCGGTCCGCCACCGTGCACCTGTGCGCCTCCGACGATCTGGTCGACCGGGTGCTGCGACTGGGGGGCCGGGACGTCCGGCCGGCGCCGGTGGCCGCGCCGTCGCTCCCGCCGCCACGGCGCGACGCGGCCCAGGTACGTGCCGAGCTCGGTGCGGTGGGCCGCCCGCTGGTGCTGTCGGTCGGTCGGCTGCACCAGCAGAAGGGGTACGACCTGCTCGTCGACGCCGCGGCCCGGTGGCGCGGCGTCGAGCCGCGGCCGCTGCTGGTGATCGCCGGTGACGGGCCGGAACGGGCCGCGCTGACCGACCGGATCGCCGCGACCGGGTCACCGGTCACGCTGCTGGGCCACCGGGACGACGTGGCCGACCTGCTCGCCGCCTGTGATCTGGCGGTGGTGTCGAGCCGCTGGGAGGCCCGGCAGCTGTTCGCCCAGGAGGCGCTGGCAGCCGGTCGGCCGCTGGTGTGCACGGCGGTCGGCGGGGTGCCGGGCTTGGTCTGCGACGCCGCCGTGCTGGTACCGGCCGGCGACGGTGATGCGCTGGCCGGTGCGGTCGAGGCGCTGCTGGCCGACCCGGCTCGCCGGTCCGAGCTGGCCGCACGGGCACGAGATCAGGCCGCGCGCTGGCCGACCGAGGCGGACACCGTGGCCCAGGTCGAAGCCGTCTACGCCGAGCTGCTCGAATGA